One segment of Microbacterium arborescens DNA contains the following:
- a CDS encoding FliI/YscN family ATPase — protein MSGGWPAVIEAVRPIRTGAVSRIVGLGVDIRGVHGAVGDLVELGGQTGGGAIGGGTPGIPAEVVAADRGVLRCMPLGVTDGLRVGDPVRALAGRARVPVGSAALGRVLDGLGRPIDGRGPLVAPRVDLDHAPPSAMGRERITDPLITGVRAIDTLTPLGRGQRVGLFAGSGVGKSSLLSMIARGSSATANVIALVGERGREVREFLEDDLGPDGLARSVVVVSTSDQPAMARLRAASTATRIAESFRDEGQHVVLMMDSLTRVAMAQREIGLAAGEPPATRGYPPSTFPVLARLLERAGTDCRGSITGIYTVLVEGDDHNEPVADTVRSILDGHLVLDRTLAVTGHHPAIDVLGSVSRLAGKVATGEQRRLATTLRSVLAARQEAQDLIGVGAYQSGANPRVDAAVASARAIDAFLRQDLDDRSPAGESWRRLGELVASFGDVS, from the coding sequence GTGAGCGGGGGCTGGCCGGCGGTCATCGAGGCGGTGAGACCGATCCGGACCGGCGCGGTCTCGCGGATCGTCGGGCTCGGTGTCGACATCCGCGGCGTGCACGGGGCGGTGGGCGATCTCGTCGAGCTCGGCGGGCAGACCGGCGGTGGGGCCATCGGCGGTGGGACCCCCGGCATACCCGCGGAGGTCGTCGCCGCCGACCGCGGCGTCCTGCGCTGCATGCCGCTCGGAGTCACCGACGGGCTGCGGGTCGGCGACCCGGTCCGCGCCCTCGCCGGCCGTGCCCGAGTGCCGGTCGGATCCGCTGCGCTCGGGCGCGTGCTCGACGGCCTGGGTCGCCCCATCGACGGGCGCGGCCCCCTCGTCGCCCCGCGCGTCGACCTCGACCATGCGCCTCCCTCTGCGATGGGGCGCGAACGCATCACCGACCCGCTCATCACCGGGGTCCGCGCGATCGACACGCTCACCCCCCTCGGCCGCGGCCAGCGCGTGGGCCTGTTCGCCGGGTCGGGTGTCGGCAAATCGTCGCTGCTGTCGATGATCGCGCGCGGGTCGTCGGCCACAGCCAACGTCATCGCCCTCGTCGGCGAGCGCGGGCGAGAGGTGCGGGAGTTCCTCGAAGACGACCTCGGCCCCGACGGTCTCGCCCGCTCGGTCGTCGTCGTCTCGACATCCGATCAGCCGGCCATGGCGCGGCTGCGGGCCGCGTCCACCGCGACACGCATCGCCGAGTCGTTCCGCGACGAGGGGCAGCACGTGGTCCTCATGATGGACTCGCTCACCCGAGTCGCCATGGCCCAGCGCGAGATCGGACTCGCCGCCGGCGAACCGCCCGCGACGCGCGGCTACCCGCCCTCCACCTTTCCCGTGCTCGCGCGTCTGCTCGAACGCGCCGGCACCGATTGCCGCGGGTCGATCACGGGCATCTACACGGTGCTCGTCGAGGGAGACGACCACAACGAACCCGTCGCCGACACCGTGCGGTCGATCCTCGACGGGCACCTCGTGCTCGATCGGACGCTCGCCGTCACCGGCCATCACCCGGCGATCGACGTCCTGGGCTCGGTGTCGCGGCTCGCCGGCAAGGTCGCGACCGGTGAGCAGCGCCGCCTCGCGACGACGCTGCGGTCGGTGCTCGCCGCGCGCCAAGAGGCGCAAGACCTCATCGGTGTCGGCGCGTACCAGTCGGGAGCGAACCCGCGGGTCGATGCCGCCGTGGCGTCCGCGCGCGCGATCGACGCCTTCCTCCGCCAGGATCTCGACGACCGCTCCCCCGCGGGCGAGTCGTGGCGCCGGCTCGGCGAACTCGTCGCATCGTTCGGAGACGTCTCATGA